One window of the Salvia miltiorrhiza cultivar Shanhuang (shh) chromosome 6, IMPLAD_Smil_shh, whole genome shotgun sequence genome contains the following:
- the LOC130990159 gene encoding short integuments 2, mitochondrial-like isoform X2 codes for MARNIVKKASLIGEMGFIKGGGKINWFPGHMASATRAIRDRLKLSDFVIEVRDARIPLSSKNDELQPLLEGKKRVVALNKKDLANPNIMHLLDLVEYKMKEAIRKEPTLLVLVVGVPNVGKSVLINSIHQIASSRFPVQGKRKRATVGPLPGVTQDIAGFKIAHQPSIYVLDTPGVLVPSIPDIETGLKLAAAGSVKDSVVGEERIAQYLLAVLNSRGTPLHWRRFMDVETDRRLDSEDKPDYSLPNLLPKRKTPPSIKSDVVYIEDMVSRVQGALCRTLMEFEGSLEDEGEFGDLIDVQFEALQKALKIPHKTSEGRTMASKKFLTLFRMGKLGPFILDDVPHPAASDCT; via the exons ATGGCGAGAAACATAGTGAAGAAAGCATCGTTAATCGGTGAAATGGGCTTCATCAAAGGCGGCGGCAAGATCAACTGGTTCCCCGGCCACATGGCTAGTGCCACTCGGGCCATCCGCGACCGCCTCAAACTCTCCGATTTCGTCATCGAAGTTCGGGACGCCCGT ATACCATTGTCATCTAAGAATGATGAACTGCAGCCTTTGCTGGAGGGTAAAAAGCGCGTCGTTGCTCTCAATAAGAAAGATTTGGCCAACCCCAACATCATGCAT CTTCTAGACCTTGTTGAGTACAAAATGAAGGAGGCTATCCGTAAGGAGCCAACCCTCCTTGTCCTGGTGGTTGGTGTTCCCAATGTTGGAAAGTCTGTGCTAATCAATTCCATCCATCAAATAGCATCATCTCGGTTTCCTG TGCAGGGGAAAAGAAAGCGAGCTACTGTGGGACCCTTGCCCGGAGTCACTCAAGATATTGCTGGATTCAAG ATTGCGCATCAGCCTAGCATATATGTTCTTGATACGCCTGGAGTGTTGGTTCCAAGTATCCCAGATATAGAAACGGGGTTAAAGCTAGCTGCAGCAG GTTCTGTGAAGGACTCTGTAGTTGGTGAGGAGCGGATAGCTCAATACTTGCTAGCAGTCTTGAACAGCCGAGGCACTCCTCTTCATTGGAGGCGATTCATGGATGTAGAAACTGACAGGCGTCTCGACAGTGAGGATAAACCCGACTACAGCCTTCCAAATCTTTTGCCAAAGAGGAAGACACCTCCTAGTATTAAATCTGATGTTGTCTACATTGAG GATATGGTTAGTCGTGTTCAAGGGGCGCTGTGCAGGACGCTGATGGAGTTCGAGGGAAGCTTGGAAGACGAGGGCGAGTTTGGAGATCTTATAGACGTGCAGTTTGAAGCACTGCAGAAAGCTCTAAAGATACCCCATAAAACCTCAGAGGGTCGAACTATGGCGTCCAAGAAATTCCTCACACTCTTCAGAATGGGCAAGCTCGGGCCCTTCATCCTTGATGATGTCCCTCATCCGGCTGCGTCTGATTGTACGTAG
- the LOC130990159 gene encoding short integuments 2, mitochondrial-like isoform X1, which yields MARNIVKKASLIGEMGFIKGGGKINWFPGHMASATRAIRDRLKLSDFVIEVRDARIPLSSKNDELQPLLEGKKRVVALNKKDLANPNIMHKWIEYFDSVKQDCLTINAHSRSSVQKLLDLVEYKMKEAIRKEPTLLVLVVGVPNVGKSVLINSIHQIASSRFPVQGKRKRATVGPLPGVTQDIAGFKIAHQPSIYVLDTPGVLVPSIPDIETGLKLAAAGSVKDSVVGEERIAQYLLAVLNSRGTPLHWRRFMDVETDRRLDSEDKPDYSLPNLLPKRKTPPSIKSDVVYIEDMVSRVQGALCRTLMEFEGSLEDEGEFGDLIDVQFEALQKALKIPHKTSEGRTMASKKFLTLFRMGKLGPFILDDVPHPAASDCT from the exons ATGGCGAGAAACATAGTGAAGAAAGCATCGTTAATCGGTGAAATGGGCTTCATCAAAGGCGGCGGCAAGATCAACTGGTTCCCCGGCCACATGGCTAGTGCCACTCGGGCCATCCGCGACCGCCTCAAACTCTCCGATTTCGTCATCGAAGTTCGGGACGCCCGT ATACCATTGTCATCTAAGAATGATGAACTGCAGCCTTTGCTGGAGGGTAAAAAGCGCGTCGTTGCTCTCAATAAGAAAGATTTGGCCAACCCCAACATCATGCAT AAATGGATTGAGTACTTTGATTCAGTCAAACAAGATTGTTTAACGATAAATGCTCACAGCAGAAGTTCTGTTCAAAAG CTTCTAGACCTTGTTGAGTACAAAATGAAGGAGGCTATCCGTAAGGAGCCAACCCTCCTTGTCCTGGTGGTTGGTGTTCCCAATGTTGGAAAGTCTGTGCTAATCAATTCCATCCATCAAATAGCATCATCTCGGTTTCCTG TGCAGGGGAAAAGAAAGCGAGCTACTGTGGGACCCTTGCCCGGAGTCACTCAAGATATTGCTGGATTCAAG ATTGCGCATCAGCCTAGCATATATGTTCTTGATACGCCTGGAGTGTTGGTTCCAAGTATCCCAGATATAGAAACGGGGTTAAAGCTAGCTGCAGCAG GTTCTGTGAAGGACTCTGTAGTTGGTGAGGAGCGGATAGCTCAATACTTGCTAGCAGTCTTGAACAGCCGAGGCACTCCTCTTCATTGGAGGCGATTCATGGATGTAGAAACTGACAGGCGTCTCGACAGTGAGGATAAACCCGACTACAGCCTTCCAAATCTTTTGCCAAAGAGGAAGACACCTCCTAGTATTAAATCTGATGTTGTCTACATTGAG GATATGGTTAGTCGTGTTCAAGGGGCGCTGTGCAGGACGCTGATGGAGTTCGAGGGAAGCTTGGAAGACGAGGGCGAGTTTGGAGATCTTATAGACGTGCAGTTTGAAGCACTGCAGAAAGCTCTAAAGATACCCCATAAAACCTCAGAGGGTCGAACTATGGCGTCCAAGAAATTCCTCACACTCTTCAGAATGGGCAAGCTCGGGCCCTTCATCCTTGATGATGTCCCTCATCCGGCTGCGTCTGATTGTACGTAG
- the LOC130990157 gene encoding heat stress transcription factor B-3-like, whose protein sequence is MECESERELVEYVRKASPPPFLLKTYMMVEDPASDAVISWNDGGTAFVVWQPAEFAKDLLPTLFKHSNFSSFVRQLNTYGFHKVATNRWEFSNERFRKGERDQLCEIRRRKATSNKQQRNVQLVQAATSDHSDNEELSTSSSEITNLTDENKRLKRENDALNSELLLLKRKCQQLVDLVAVSGDAQKRPRPLQLREDGGQALKLFGVRLEVGSERVVSQFCKII, encoded by the exons ATGGAGTgcgagagcgagagagagttgGTGGAGTATGTGAGGaaggcgtcgccgccgccgttccTGCTGAAGACGTACATGATGGTGGAGGATCCGGCGAGCGACGCCGTGATATCGTGGAACGACGGCGGCACGGCGTTCGTGGTGTGGCAGCCGGCGGAGTTCGCCAAAGACCTGCTGCCCACGCTCTTCAAGCACAGCAATTTTTCAAGCTTTGTCAGACAACTCAATACTTAT ggaTTCCACAAAGTTGCAACGAATCGGTGGGAGTTCAGCAACGAGAGGTTTCGAAAGGGCGAGAGGGACCAACTCTGCGAGATCCGGCGGCGGAAGGCAACGTCCAACAAGCAACAGCGCAACGTACAATTAGTCCAAGCAGCAACGAGTGATCATTCCGACAACGAAGAGCTTTCGACATCATCGTCGGAAATCACGAACCTCACCGACGAGAACAAGCGCCTCAAGCGGGAAAACGATGCTCTCAACTCGGAGCTCCTGCTGCTCAAGAGGAAATGTCAGCAACTTGTTGATTTGGTAGCTGTTTCTGGAGACGCACAAAAACGCCCACGCCCGCTTCAACTGAGAGAAGACGGCGGCCAGGCTTTGAAGCTTTTTGGAGTGAGATTGGAAGTTGGGAGTGAGAGAGTTGTGTCTCAATTCTGCAAAATTATTTAG
- the LOC130990159 gene encoding short integuments 2, mitochondrial-like isoform X3: MARNIVKKASLIGEMGFIKGGGKINWFPGHMASATRAIRDRLKLSDFVIEVRDARKWIEYFDSVKQDCLTINAHSRSSVQKLLDLVEYKMKEAIRKEPTLLVLVVGVPNVGKSVLINSIHQIASSRFPVQGKRKRATVGPLPGVTQDIAGFKIAHQPSIYVLDTPGVLVPSIPDIETGLKLAAAGSVKDSVVGEERIAQYLLAVLNSRGTPLHWRRFMDVETDRRLDSEDKPDYSLPNLLPKRKTPPSIKSDVVYIEDMVSRVQGALCRTLMEFEGSLEDEGEFGDLIDVQFEALQKALKIPHKTSEGRTMASKKFLTLFRMGKLGPFILDDVPHPAASDCT; encoded by the exons ATGGCGAGAAACATAGTGAAGAAAGCATCGTTAATCGGTGAAATGGGCTTCATCAAAGGCGGCGGCAAGATCAACTGGTTCCCCGGCCACATGGCTAGTGCCACTCGGGCCATCCGCGACCGCCTCAAACTCTCCGATTTCGTCATCGAAGTTCGGGACGCCCGT AAATGGATTGAGTACTTTGATTCAGTCAAACAAGATTGTTTAACGATAAATGCTCACAGCAGAAGTTCTGTTCAAAAG CTTCTAGACCTTGTTGAGTACAAAATGAAGGAGGCTATCCGTAAGGAGCCAACCCTCCTTGTCCTGGTGGTTGGTGTTCCCAATGTTGGAAAGTCTGTGCTAATCAATTCCATCCATCAAATAGCATCATCTCGGTTTCCTG TGCAGGGGAAAAGAAAGCGAGCTACTGTGGGACCCTTGCCCGGAGTCACTCAAGATATTGCTGGATTCAAG ATTGCGCATCAGCCTAGCATATATGTTCTTGATACGCCTGGAGTGTTGGTTCCAAGTATCCCAGATATAGAAACGGGGTTAAAGCTAGCTGCAGCAG GTTCTGTGAAGGACTCTGTAGTTGGTGAGGAGCGGATAGCTCAATACTTGCTAGCAGTCTTGAACAGCCGAGGCACTCCTCTTCATTGGAGGCGATTCATGGATGTAGAAACTGACAGGCGTCTCGACAGTGAGGATAAACCCGACTACAGCCTTCCAAATCTTTTGCCAAAGAGGAAGACACCTCCTAGTATTAAATCTGATGTTGTCTACATTGAG GATATGGTTAGTCGTGTTCAAGGGGCGCTGTGCAGGACGCTGATGGAGTTCGAGGGAAGCTTGGAAGACGAGGGCGAGTTTGGAGATCTTATAGACGTGCAGTTTGAAGCACTGCAGAAAGCTCTAAAGATACCCCATAAAACCTCAGAGGGTCGAACTATGGCGTCCAAGAAATTCCTCACACTCTTCAGAATGGGCAAGCTCGGGCCCTTCATCCTTGATGATGTCCCTCATCCGGCTGCGTCTGATTGTACGTAG